A stretch of DNA from Malus sylvestris chromosome 9, drMalSylv7.2, whole genome shotgun sequence:
GATCAAATTGGAGAAACCCTCAGTGCAGATTAGGAAAAGGAAAGGAGATAAGGGGTCCCCTTGTCTCAAGCCTCTCTTCGGTTGGATGTAACCCGTCGGTAAGCCATTGATGAGGATACTAAATGATACAGTAGAAATACATTCCTTTACCCTATTGCAGAACATCGGCCCAAACCCCAATTTAGACATCATGGAGAGAAGAAAATCCCACTCCACACGATCATAAGCCTTTGCCATGTCCAACTTAATGGCCATTCCTTTCTGAATTTCTTTACTTTGATGGTTAAATGAGTGGAGGATCTCGTGTACCACCAGAATATTGTCCTGAATTTGCTTCCCAGCAACAAAAGCAGATTGATTTTCGCCAATCACCTTCGGCATTATCTTTTTGAGTCTGTTGGTGATCACCTTAGCCAGGATCTTGTAGCTAACATTGCAGAGGGCAATAGGTCTAAATTGCGTCATGTTCTTTGGGCATTTCACCTTAGGAATAAGTACTAAATTTGTGTGGTTTAGTTTCCTCAGCAGGTTTCCCGAGTGCCAAAATGCTTTGATGGCCTTCACCACATCCTCTCCCACTGTCGTCCAGTGATCTTTATAGAAGCATCTAGAAAATCCGTCAGGCCCCGGGGCTCTTGCAGATGGAATTTGAAAAGCAGCCTCCTTTATTTCTTCATCAGTGATAGGTGCCACTAGGTCACGGTTATCCTCCGGTGACACCCTAGTCTCCATACAGTCTTCTACATCCTTGATTTGGCTGGGCCTGCAGGACTGAAATAAACCAGTAAAATAAGAGTTGGCAATATCACAGATATCTTTGTCACTATCATGCCACTTTCCGTTGGAGTCCTCCAGACCCTTTATCTGATTGTGTCTTCTTCTTTTCAAAGTTTGagcatgaaatttttttgtgtttttgtctcCCTCTCGTAGCCACTGAACTCTAGATTTAGCTTTCCAGTAGGCTTCTTCGTTTCTGTGGGCACACCGAAGATCTCTCTCTTTCAGTTTGACCTCCTCAGAGGCAAATTGGTTAGACATGTAAGCCCTCATGATCTCTTCTTTCAGTTTGTCAAtggcttttttttaatttctaccCCTGCCTTTATACCACACCTTGAGGCTCTTCCTgagttttttcaatttttcacagATCCGGAAAGCATGGGATCCACCAAGATTGCCTTCTCATGCATGTGCCACAAGCTCACGGCATTCCTCCAATTTGCTCCAACGGGCATCATAAGAGaattttcttcctctccacGCTTTAAGCTTTTCAGTGGAAAGAAAAAGCATGGCATGATCAGATCCTTCGAGCACCATATGTCTGATTGTAGTGTCCGGGTATATGTTGTTCCAGCCCATCGTTGCTAGCCCCCGGTCAAGCCTTTGTTGGATAGGTAGGGACTCTTTATTGTTTCTCCAAGTGAAGGGATATCCTTCGTATCCTAGGTCCATGAGTTCATTCCTGGCCACGAACTCCCTGAAGTCTCTCATACTGGAAGCCGGTCTGTAatttcctccttccttttcttcattGCATAGGATGTCGTTAAAGTCTCCAATTAGAAGGCAGCAATCCAAATCCTGCTCGATTCTTTTACCCAACCTCTTCCATtgttccttcctcttcttctcatcCGTACTAGCATAGATGGAGAAGAGACGCCACTGTTTGTTTAAATTTTCATCCCATATCTTCACTTCAATCACAAACTCCTCAGACTTTAGCAAAGTAACCTGAGAGCCATCTTTCCAGAACACACATAGTCCGCCACTAAGACCTTGAGGTTCCACAGCAAACATATATTCCAGACCTAGACTATTTTTCAAAAACTCATAGCGATGACTCTTGTTTTTGGTTTCCAGCAGTATCATTATGTCAGAGGTGTGAAGCCGGTTTGATTCCAGCAGATTGTCAACTGTCAGGTCACCCCTGATACCCTGACAGTTCCATGTGATTAGCTTCATGGGGCATTGGAAGACCCCTTAAGGCTGGTCTCCTCTGCCTCTGCAAATAAACTCCTTCTTTGTTTAGTGTTCTTCGGTTCTAAGCAAAGAACCGGCACCGTGGATTCTACATCACGGAAAGATCTTTTCCTACTTTTGCTTTCCTTCGTTACCGCCTCGATGATTTCCTCTAAATCAAATGGATCATCATCAATGTGCTTCCCGTTTTCTGCAGATAGCTCCCCATTAGTCGTGTCAGCAAGCGTCACCCCCCCTTCCGTTACGACAAGAGCTACCACCCCAACAGTATCAGGCTCTACATTTAGATCAAAACCCTGTTCGTTTGCTGGAGATGCCTCAGGTACATGCATCCAAGCTTCATGCTCAGGGGGGTCATATAGGGTGATGTGTTCAGCTCCAGGAGCAACGACTCCCCCCGGTCCAATGAGACCAGCGTTAAAAGCTAATTCTCTAGCTTCCCTGGCAATTTCCGCCCCCTTCCTTTGGTTCTGGATTTTAGTTGCTAGCGCTAGACggtcatttttttgtttgtttgatgatCCTCGAGGTTTATTTGGGGAGATAGCAGTATTCATCTATTCTTAATCTACCTTGTCAGTGCATCCACTTTCACTATGGGCTCTAGATCCAAAATGTTGTGCATGAGTTCCTGCTCCAGAGGTTGTGGAGGAACGAGCCGATCGCCATCCCCCATCCCTGTCCTCGCTTTTCTCATCCTGCCATCTGTCCGAACTTTTCCTCCCCCCATTTGATCCCTGAGATACCTTACTCCTTCCTCCAGAGCTCAGAGGATTTCCTCGCAAGTCACATGTTGCGTCTAAACCCCGGAACACAAACTCTTCTTTCATCTCTTCTGAGCTCCCTCCATCATCCCTGTTAGCATTTTGATTTTCATGGCACATCTTGGTAGCATGTCCAAGCATTCCACAGACCAGGCAGTACTTGGGTAGAGCTTCAtatttgaagtcgacccatatCTTACCGTCATCGGGAAAGTTCACAAAAGTCCCACGCATAAGGGGTTCACGGACGTTGAAATTGATTTTTGCCCTGAGAAATCTTCCAATACAATCCCTGATTCCGGATTTATCCACCTTATTAACAACACCCATCAGTCCTCCAATAGATTTTGCAACAGCCTAGGTCATACTTACACCGGAACATTGTGCATTTGGACCCAGAATGTGCCTTCGGATAAGGGTGCCCATCGATTCCTGCCATTTTCCGTTCGTTCCGCCACTATTACTAGATCATTTTTGAATGTCCACGGCTGATCTGCCTCCACCACTCTCAGTAGATCTCGTTGGCCGGCAAACCTGGCTAAAAATCTTCGATTCCCGATGTCTCTGATTGAAACCCCCTCTCGACCCCTCCAGAGTGACATGAAGCGATCTGTAAAAACCTCCCCGTTGACCTCCTTAGATGTGAGGACTTCAACAATCAAAGTATATTGGAGTCCAAGAATAGCGCCTTTAACATCCTTCCTCTCTATTATGATGCCACCGCGTTCTTTCTCCGACAACCTCAGCTTAGATCCAAATCTGGAACCTAGCTCGTCCATCACTTCCCTGTTGATACTTCCTACCATGCAGGAGACTAGGCCCTCCCCCGGCAAAACGCCCTTTGCCCACCTCGTAACTAGATCAGGGAAGAACAAAACTTTCAGATCTGCCCCAAATCACAGAGAGTCATCCCAAACCCTGCACTCCCCCACCACACACTCCCTGGGTAATAGTCGGCTCACTCGTTTCACTCACGGATAGAAGCCAGTGGGGTTCTCGTTGATCTGAGAAGGAAGGCCCTGACTGCAAGATCCCTCCATCAAAGCGCACCGCTCCCTTCCTTTCGAGGGACACActatagtaatataaaatgttgacatggtttaaccgtgatcacataaACACAAGAGCAAGGGAAGTGAGAGGGCAGAGACCATCTTTATTAATGTTTTATTAGTAAATTAGAAAAAGAGAGATGACTTGTTTGTTAAGACAGAAACAAAATGAAGGTGATGTGATCCCACCCTAGCTACTCCACAGCAGGCAGAACACAACCCATATAAAAAAATAGTTctattcatatatttatatttactttttatatattcatttatttaatccaacagttaaaaattaaaaaaaaaatatgtgagaaataaaaatgaacatgTAAATAACACTACCCTAAAAAGAATTGGAAAGCACATAAATGctgaaaataacatttttaatctttaataaTCAACGGCTAGATCTTGTATATAAGAATCTAATGAATCTTTATAAAAGTATGATCTTACATAAAACTTGTACCACTAAATTGAGCACAACATTGTGGCCGGACAAATGAGGTAGGTGATAATgtaacataaatatatatgtgacatGTATAATGATCATTAATTTTATGTATTTGGTTTTGTGAATTTCCAAATGTAGCTAGTGTTATACTTGGTTAACATTTTAGTACCTTTGTTTATTTTCTCAAGGAAACACCATATATTGATCGAATTGTCTTTATCAATACGAAATCACATACTTACAAACCTTTGTTTCAACCCTAGAAAACAAAGTTAGGGTAAAACTAATGGTTTTCCTGGATTTGCTTGGCGATATCACATTAATTTGGCCAAGCATCACATCAATTAGGTCAACCAACAACAGACACTTGTACATTACACAAACAGAGTAATTATTTGACTAATTTTTACTACTGCTGGACAGGGAGAGCTTGAGGAAGGGCCTCAACAGAAATAGTCTGCAACTTGCAATCAGCTGAAAGAAACTGAGCATGTTCTTCAATGGAAATTGAGTTGATTAGGTTTAGCAGAATCTGCTCAAGCTCCTCTCCATCAGTCCACTCATGGATCTCAGCCTTGATGAGTAACGGGTTTTTGCAGATTAGGTCATAAAGTGGGAAGTTCTTCCTTGGCATCACAAAGTCTCCTTCTTTGAGCTTCAAGCTTGGGCAATAATCTCCACTTCCATCACCAAGATAGATTAACCTTTTCTTCCCATCAGTTGAGACAGAAGCCTGGATTCTTTCAATGATCACACTCTGTAAATTAATCAAAGTAAAACCAAATTAAGTTCTTGATGAAAATTTTGTAATAATATCAAGTTTAAACACATTATTTTGCCAACTTAGCTAAGCCAGTGTTGGcgataaatattttttattatttataaatcATTATAATGTATGAGAAAaatattgacacatgtcgtcaAAATCCTTATTGATTATGACACATTCAAGATtgggtggtttttttttttttgaactttaacgaaaagcatccggtactgttcactttaatgaaaaatcacatttttacactaaaaagtcaatcctgatactattcactttattctttattttgtccttatcattaaaactcaaaattttcaaactcttttcattagttttttttttttttttttttttttttgggggaggGGGGGGTGGGTCACAAATAGAACAGGTGGAAGGATATGTCcggaaaataaaacaaaatagtgAAAAACTTTCCAAGCCTTTTGGACCCAATTGTTCCAAATTCTTTTCTCGTcttgaaaaatatatattttatttgtttcgttcttaaaattatgaatttatttatttatttttaaatgaaataaTACCTTGCACATGTTGGGAGGGCAGCGGCTGCAGCCATGAGGAGATTGGGTGAAATCGCAGTAAGGTGAAATCCTAAGCCTTCCTTCTTCATCAACATAACTTGGGTTAGTGTTTATCTCTGAGAAATATTCCTCTAGCCCAAGATGCTTCAAAATTGTCTCAATAAAAAACAGATTTGCATCACTCAAAATCCTCAAATCACACCTGCAAACCccacaaaaacaacaaaattaatctcctattttcatataaataatataaaaattaaggaGAGTTGTTAAAGAAAAGAATATTTTGGAGGGGGCAAACGAAGATACCCTAAAGCGTGAGCTGCTTTAATGGCTGGCACAACTCTTGGGTGAATTGGAGTCCTTTTCAGAACCTCCATAATGTCTTCAATGGTTTTTCCTTGTGAATGAAGCTCCTTCATCATCCTATCCTGCAAATATTTTGCCGATAAATaaacaaatcaattaaaaagatcatgaaattaaacaagaaaatCCATAAAAACAACACATGTGTGCAACATAAAATACGATGAAATTATTAGAAACAATTGGAGGATCCGAAATTTTCCGCTACAACAGAAACATACCATGAGAGAGTTCCAAGGCATGGTGGGGAGGAGTTCATTGAACAGATCAGTGGCACCCAATTCATCCACCACCCAATTGTCACTGTCACACTCAATGATTGTCTTGTCAAAGTCAAAAACCACCACAATTCCTGCCATTGTTCGTGAAATTTTTTGCACCaagaaaaaaacacacaaagaagcagaagaaaaagaacaagaagtaTTTCTTGGTTGTTCTAATTTCTCCTGAGAAATACACAAAGAAGAGAAGGGTATTTATAGCAATCCAAGTGTGTGATTCAGTTGCCTATTGGGATTTAAATTCCAATGGAATATTACGAGCATAAAGATTTGTCTGGAATCGAATGCCCTCTTGGCCAATATTTGTTGGGTGCGTGATGGTATTAGGGCCGTTAGATTGGATGACTTTGGGATGGTTGGAGGATCGGATGGTGAAGAGGGTAGGGATAGGATGAGATAAAGCGCGGGAATGAGGGGAATATTCGAAGGGAATTAAGTTCACCTTGGGGGCTGGCCAACTTAGAAACGCACTTACCACTAACCATGGGGAATATGCCGAGCAGTTCAGTGTTGCTATTACCTGTTTTTTTGggagaaaactaatgaaaatagtttaaaaactttaaattttaacaataaaaataaactaaaagataaaatgaatactacaaaattaactttttattgtaaaaatgtaatttttcattGAAGTGAACAGTATCAAGAACTTTTTGTCAAAATTGCCCTTTTTGTGGCTGCTAAGTGTTGCCGCTTTTAGGCTGCGTCACACTCCACCACTATCTTAGGAGGAGCCGTTTTGGATTTGGTTCTCTATTTTAAACCAAATCTTTAATAATTCCACAAACTTCTTTATCCCtagaatattaattaaaaaaaatataattttagtacgtagtatattaataaaaaaaaatatagtagtattatttaaacacacaaaattaacatATTGTTGCAATCCTAATTATGTCAGGAATGTGATTGTTTAAATCTTAAGAAATTCTTATGAAATTTTATCATATCTTTTAGATAGTTTAAGTTGTCATCTTAAAcgaatatgattgtgtaaattctaaaAAATCTTTAAAAATTACATTTGATTGTCTAAAAACGCTCCAATCATTTCAATGGCAATTACAAATAGACCCTTAAATAATTACGTTGTAGACTTTGCCTTCTAAATTAATCCACCTCTTGTTCGTGCATGAATTTTGCTTAGTTCCTGCCCATTCTTTTACTTGGTGTCGTGCAACACACTGAATGTAGAGCTTGTAGCCTTGTATAAGttgtttgtctttttttttttttttttttttctagagagCTTGTATTATTTGTAACCTTATCACTAAAGTAACTGTCGGCATGTTGCCTACTGCCAGTACTGAAGGCATTGCCGCTCTTCCAATACTTCAGAGTTTGCACTCTGCTGATCAGTCTCATAATTAATTTTGGGAGATAATTTGTAGCAAAGACACTCAAAATATCGGTCATTACTCAGGAGGAGAACTCCTaatctctcttccttttctttctcttataCTTGAATGGTGACAACTAAAtcatatcaacattttatattaattttttatagagataaaaggacaaagaataatatatgagagaagaggtGGGAAGGGAATGAGAATAAGAGAGAAGAGAATCTTACTCCGACTATTCAAGCATAGCCTAATCTTGCAACCTAAAAATTGACATGTAGTCATTCCACTTTAGTTAGGGATGGCAACGGATCGGTTTGGGAACGGAAATACTATATCCATCCCATAACCACgaaaattaaccatatccataaccgcAAATTAACCATTGGGTATTATCCATAATCATACCCACGGAATAATGGATTTCCTATCGGTTAACGATTATAtctgttacatcccacatcgcccaagggagtggatcctgtaagccttatatgtatattcctatttctacctagcacgaggccttttgggagctcattggcttcgggttccatcggaactccgaagttaagcgagttaacgggagagcaatcccatgatgggtgacccactgagaagttctcgtgtgagttcccataaacaaaaccgtgagggcatggtcggagcccaaagcggacaatatcgtgctacggtggagtcgaactcgggatgtggtaggggcccaggccgagatgtgacaatatCCATCTTcgttaatacaaaaaatatattcgtCCAATTGACGCAtgataatttagtaaatattaattttgcCATTAcatatttgatgtataaaatgaaTTAATTAATGGATCTTGtggaacataaaaattaaatctAAACATTGATAATATTGGTTGATCTTTGATATCTCGCATAAATACTATTAAATTCTCTTAGATTTTGATTCATATTAAAACTTTTGAACTCTGCCACAAAATGCAACTCACACAATACAATTTTTGTATTCTCAATGTAATGGATTCGGTGAATaatgaatatacatatatatatatatatatatacacacacatataattatattatatattattcggTTTGGATTCGGTTACGGATATGGATTGAGGACCCTTATAACCATATCTAAAACCATAACCAAATAATATTCACGATTTTTCCCCATACCCAAAATATACCCAAATTTTCATACCCAAATCCAATTCATTCGGGCGGTTATCCACAGTTATCAAGTTTAACGGTTAGAATTGTCATCCCTAACTTTGGTATTGATTGACACGTCATTTTCCCGTTGTTTTATTCTTTAATTCCAACACCAAAATGAATTAACAAGTCCAATGATCTACTTGTGTTCCTATCTTTAGGGGATAAAGTGGAACTTTACACTCTTTAAATAATGCAAATAGGGCTACCCATAAGCATCATGTATGCAGTTTAAGAGAATTAAGGTGAGGATAGATGGATTGGTTGATAAGCAATTCAAAGAAttgttttccttatttatttgttctatttaaaagaaaattattagTTAGTAGTGACTTGAGCATGATATGGCTGTCATGATGCATATTAGCGTCGTCGTGACAGCAAAAGAATGAGGAGCAAAGGGAAATGGCTCCGGGGAGACATCAAAACTGATTTCTTTTATAGCGTAAAAATGATGTAAACTCTTAATCCTACTTAATACATACAATCGGCAATGACTAATTGCATGCTCTCGACGTTTATCTCGAAAGTACTCAATTCAATATATAGTGTCTGAGTAGGTCAAATATATTACACACGTCTATGAACCAGGATAACATGTATATTTCGTACAGTCTAATCTTAATCACACACAGCTACAAACATACTCAACATATATATTTCTaataaaagtaataaaaaacaTCTTTAATTAGGGTTGTTTAAACTCACATAATAGACACGCTCTCTAATTAGAGTAATGTGCAAGAAAATGTGTTAATTTTATGCGTCCAAGTAgaattattgttttaatttttattttatttagacGCACAGTTGTTGATACTCTCCCCaatgtaggtataaatataaCAGTGGTGCCAGTTTTGGGTGTTTAAACCAAATTAATAATAATGTATATATGATAAACATAGAAATAGAATAGGCATATAAAAATATTCCACCAATATGATGCATGCATTTTGTAAGtgaggaaaaaaagaagaattggGTACTCCACCACTACACTATATCTCATCACAGTTTTCGGCCAATTT
This window harbors:
- the LOC126633849 gene encoding uncharacterized protein LOC126633849, giving the protein MKLITWNCQGIRGDLTVDNLLESNRLHTSDIMILLETKNKSHRYEFLKNSLGLEYMFAVEPQGLSGGLCVFWKDGSQVTLLKSEEFVIEVKIWDENLNKQWRLFSIYASTDEKKRKEQWKRLGKRIEQDLDCCLLIGDFNDILCNEEKEGGNYRPASSMRDFREFVARNELMDLGYEGYPFTWRNNKESLPIQQRLDRGLATMGWNNIYPDTTIRHMVLEGSDHAMLFLSTEKLKAWRGRKFSYDARWSKLEECRELVAHA
- the LOC126583948 gene encoding inorganic pyrophosphatase 1-like, producing MAGIVVVFDFDKTIIECDSDNWVVDELGATDLFNELLPTMPWNSLMDRMMKELHSQGKTIEDIMEVLKRTPIHPRVVPAIKAAHALGCDLRILSDANLFFIETILKHLGLEEYFSEINTNPSYVDEEGRLRISPYCDFTQSPHGCSRCPPNMCKSVIIERIQASVSTDGKKRLIYLGDGSGDYCPSLKLKEGDFVMPRKNFPLYDLICKNPLLIKAEIHEWTDGEELEQILLNLINSISIEEHAQFLSADCKLQTISVEALPQALPVQQ